In Bacteroides cellulosilyticus, the genomic stretch CATTTCCGGCAGCGACATTAGGATATCGCATTTCGAAGATGTTGAATGAGGAATGGATTGATGATCTGAAATTGCGTGTTTCTTGGGGTAAAACCGGTAATCAAGCCATTTCAAATACAGCCCGTTATTCTATCTTTATAGCCGACTATGGACAAGACCGGGTAACTTCTACTGCTTACGACTTATATCTGCAAGGATCAGGCAACTTTCCTTCAGGCTTTCGTACCAGCCAGGCTGCCAACAACAATTTAAAGTGGGAAACTGCCGTCCAATATAATATTGGTCTTGACTTTGCTTGCTTTCAAAATAGTTTGTATGGTTCAGTAGACGGTTACATCAAAGATGTAGAGGATATGCTGATTTCTCCGGCTTATTTGGGAGCTATGGGAGAAGGAGGCGCTTCATGGTCCAATGGTCCTTCATTGCGAAATTGGGGTATGGAGTTCGCCTTGGGTTATCGCAATTCCTTAAAATGCGGTTTAGGCTATAACATCAATGCAAACCTTGACTTCTTCCGCAACAAAGTTACTTATCTTCCTTCCACGGCTACAGGCTCGTATGCACATACCACAAAAGAGAATCTGGTAGAAGCCGGTGTGCCTTACGGTTCCATAGTGGGTTATGTAGTGGATGGTCTGTATCAGAATAAAGAAGAAGTTTTAGCCTCCGGTCAGGAAAATGCCCGTGTAGGCGGTCTGAAATATGCGGATCTTGATGGTAACGGTGTGATTAATTCAGATGACCAAACTTGGATATTCAACCCGGTTCCGGACTTTTCTTATGGTCTGAATATCGAATTGAACTATAAGAATTTTGACCTGGCAATGTTCTGGCAAGGAGTATGCGGACAAGACGTATATAATAACCAAAAGTACCAAACTGATTTTTGGAGTTTGACAGACGCTGGTTCCAATAAGGGTAGCCGGTTATTGGAAGCATGGACTGCCGACAATACAAGTTCTACCATTCCTGCACTGACCACCAACAATACAGGTGACGAAGGACGCGCTTCCAGTTATTTCGTGGAAAACGGTTCATACCTCAAACTACGCTCTTTGCAGTTAGGATACAATGTACCTACATCTTTTCTGTCCAAATTCAAAATGAGTAGCGCCCGTTTCTATGTATCGGGGCAGAATTTACTGACAATCAAAAGTAAATCACTGACTTGTGCTGATCCAGAAAACTCCAATTGGGCCTATCCGTTAGCTACTTCCATTTCATTTGGTATTCAATTAGGTTTCTAATATTTAATATATAGATCAGATTATGAAAAAGATTTCTATTATAACCATGATAGCTGTATTCGGCTTTCTATTCAGCAATTGCGATGATTTTATTAATGTTTCTCCGAGTGGTGTCATTGATGATGAAATAGCTTACTCCAGTCCAGAGGAAATGGTAACGGCAGCATACGCCATGCTGGGCAATTGTTGGTATTCCTATCCGTTCAATTTATGGCCTTATGGTGACGTATCTTCCGACGACTGTTTGAAAGGCGGGTCAGGAACTACAGATACGGGGTATCATCCTATGGAGATATGGTCTACGTTGACCGCTACTCCCGGTGAATTGGATGAATTGTGGTATCGTCTTTACTGTAATATATCCCGTTGTAACCGTGCTTTGATTTCCTTGGAACAATACGGCAACGAAAAATTAGGAGCCGATACTAAAGCAATCCGCATTGGAGAGATAAAATTTCTGCGCGCTCACAATTATTTTAAATTGGTGACTATGTTCCGTCAAGTGCCTTGGATTGATGAACAAATACTACAGAATGGTTTGCACGAACAGACCCGCAATGATGAATTTACGTATGGGGAACTGTTTGATAAGATTATCCAAGATTTTCAGAATGCATACGATGTTCTGCCCAAAGAGCAAGCTGACGGAGGCCGCGTGCACAAAGTGGCTGCCGCCGCCTATCTGGCAAAGTGCTATTTAACTTTGGCATGGGGTGACGGCTACGAACCCACCAATGGTTTGAACCACATCAATAATGAATATATGCAGAAGGTAGTGGACTACACCGATGATGTAGTGAATTCTAAATATAATTATGCGGCCGATTATGGAGATATCTTTTTACCGGAACATAAAAACAGTGAAGAATCTGTTTTTGCAGTGCAATGCTCCGATTACCAGGACGACAATACAAAATTCGGACGTGCCAACTGGTCCAACATGCTAAATGGTTGTTGGGGAATCTGGTCTTGCGGTTGGGATTTCCATAAACCGTCACAGAACTTAGTGAATGCTTTCAAAACCCAAGACGGTCTGCCAATGTTTACAGATTACAACAAGGAAACAAATTATCCGATAAACGGAAAAGTGACAGGGCAGAAGTGGGATCCCCGCTTGTTCCACACGGTAGGTATGCCTACATTCCCTTATAAATATGAGACGGAATACACGCTTACCAAAGAAAATTCCAGAACACCGAATACGTATGGATATTATACCTCACTAAAAGAAGTGCCGCAACGTTCCAAAGGAGAAACTTATAATGGTTCCTGGCAGGCCTTTGCCATGAACGATTATATATTCCGCTATACTGACGTGATGTTAATGCGTGCCGAAGCTCTCGTAGAATTAAACCGCCTTGCCGAAGCCGGACAGATTATCAATGACATCCGCCAGCGTGCCGCCAATTCTGTCAATAAGCACATTGCTTATGCCGCAGAACAATGTGAAATAGCACTTTACCCAAGTACGTATTTCCAAGATAAAGAGACTACACGCAAATGCTTACGCTGGGAACGACGTCTAGAAATGGCTATGGAAAATGGACGTTATTTTGACTTAAAGCGTTGGGGCATCGCTTCCGAAACATTGAATGCATATTTCCAATCGGAGAAAGCTTCTGTCTACGAAGGGCAATCATATGGTCAATATTATAATGATGCATATTACACTGCCAACAAAAATGAATTTTACCCGATTCCATATAATCAGTTGTATTATGTGCCGGGACTTTATGTTCAGAACAAAGGTTATTAAAAACAACTATATAAATGCATACAACCATGAGAAATATATATTATTTATTTTCTTTGTTTACCCTGATCCTCATTTCAAGTGCCTGTCAAGATAAAGACATAGAGAGAGAGGGAATGAAACTGAATGCCATTGATGAAAAAGATATTATCGGTGAATTACAAGGTGACAATTACATCTGGACCTGGCCGGAACAAGATAATTTGCAAATGCAGGTTACAACTTATACCAACGGCACCAAAGGCGGAACCATATTAGTTCAAGGAAACAGCTATACGCATACTGCGGTAGATACCAACATTGAATATATGTATGTATTCAAATTAACAGATGGTAGCAACTACTCCACAGGTATAGTAAAAAATTACATGCGAAAAGGAGCTACCCAAGTTACGGGTGTCTCAATGGTACAAGTTGACAAGCCGGGAGGATATGACGCAAAAGTGGAGTGGTCAGCTCCCACAGACGCAGAGAACATAACCTTCAGCGCAACAAACGGCAAACGTACTATAAACGAGACACTGGCAGGCAATATCACGGAATATCTCATTATGGATGTGAAAGTGGATGACGTCTGGAATGTTTCGTTGACAGCCGTCAATGCCAAAGGAACTTCCTTATCCGCTACCGTTTCTTTGAAAATAGGCAAAACAGCCATTGGCTTTCTTAGCGCTTATGCCACTCCCGAAGAGTTGCTGAAGACCGGTGACGATGATGAAGCTTCGGCTTGGTTGTGGCTGAAAAACGAATATCCTACAGCAGAATACATTTATTTTGGTGACATTGTTTCTGCCGGACAGCTTGATCTATACCGCGTTCTCTTCTGGATGCGTGACTTGGAAGGAGTCGGAGAAAACGAAGTATGGAACATGCCTCAGGTTGCAATAGATGCAGTAGAACCCATTAAAGCATGGTACGCTGCCGGAGGCAGTTTACTGCTGTGGAGTCATGCCATTCCCTATATCACCAACTTGGGACGCATTGATGCTGAGATATTACGTAACAATGACCGTGCCATCGGTACAGGTTTCGGAGGATGGAACGGTGATGCATGGTCTATGGCGGTTCAGCTACATCCCGGAAGTAAATTCAAGAAAGATTTTTCCACACATCCTATATACAGGGGGCTTGATGTCGTAACAACAGACCGCACGAAATTGATAGCTTTCAAAGGTGCCGGCTGGACGGAAGATCATAACTGTTTGTTCTTCAACCTACCTTCCATCCTTACAGGACTGGGCAATCAAGAAGAAGCCTGTTATTCTTTACTGACAGAACAGTATGGAATTTATCCACTTGGCATTTGGGACTCACAAATAGACTGGGTGTCACAATTGAACGTATGGGAAGCACAACAGGGTAACACCGAATTCAAGGGAACTATCCTTTGCATAGGAAATGGAGGCTGTGAATTTTCCATGAGAAATCCGGACGGCACACCCGATATCAGTGCCTATCCACAAAATAACATCTATCAAGACAATGTCTTAAAACTGGCTAAGAATAGTTTGGAATATCTGAAAACCCGATAATTTTAATAGTATGAAAAAACATTTATACCTCTTTGAATTAATTGCTGTCTTATCAGCATTCGCCATACTTTCTTGTACTGATAGCAAGTTTGATGAGCAACCCCAACTTCCTCCAATTGAAGAAGATGGTGGTAAAGGAGAAATACCCGTAAGTGGATATGACGAACCATATCGCCCACTGATACATTATACACCTGCCAAGAATTGGGTAAATGACCCGAATGGAATGGTTTATGTTGATGGTGTGTATCACCTTTTTTACCAATATAACCCGCAAGGCAACGAATGGGGAAATCTGAGTTGGGGACATGCCACCAGCACCGATCTTATCAAATGGAAAGAGCAACCGGTAGCACTGACAAGAGATGAATTGGGAGATATATTTTCCGGTTCTGCCGTATATGACAAAAACAATACAGCAGGCTTCGGAACAAGTACCATTGTGGCTATCTACACTTCCAGCGGACAGTATCAGCAACAGAGCTTGGCTTATAGTACAGACGGACAAACTTTCACTAAATATACTCAAAATCCAATTATTGCTAATAGCACTGAACCTGATTTCCGTGACCCGAAAGTATTCTGGCATGAAGAAAGCCAACGCTGGATCATGGCCTTGGCTATGGGATGGAAATATGCCATTGAATTTTGGAGTTCTCCCGATCTGAAGAACTGGACCAGGCTCAGCTCCTTCTCCACTGATATAGTCTCGTGTAATCGCGGTCAGTGGGAATGCCCTGATTTGCTGCGTATGGAATATAACGGCAAGGAAAAATGGGTACTGATTGTCAGTGTCAACCCGGGAGGTCCGGTTTCCGGTTCCGGAATACAATATTTTATCGGAGACTTCGATGGGAGGCAGTTTGTTGCTGATAGTTATAATTATCCTTTATGGTTAGACTATGGCATGGATAATTATGCCGGCGTGACTTGGAGCAATACGGCTAACAGGACTATCCTTATAGGTTGGATGAACAACTGGAATTATGCCGGTGTTGTGCCTACATCTCCTTGGCGATCAGCTATGACCCTCCCACGTGAATTAAAACTTATAGAATACGACGGGAAACCACTTTTAGCGAATACTGTAGTGCGTGAAATTGAGACTATTGCCGGAGAATGGCAAAACGTAACATCGGAATCATTGAATATCAGCGGGCCTTATCAGCTACGTCTGGAAATTGATATTACCAAAGACGGTACTTTTTCATTGGCCAATGAAAGCGGTGAGTATTTGGAAATATTTGTCAGTGCAACTACCGGAAAGTTGGTAACCCGTCGCACCGGTAATACGGGACTAATATCCTTTGCTTCCAATTATGCCATTCCTACTATCAAATCGCCATTCAATACTGAAGGAGACAAAATTATACTTGATATTTTTGTCGACCAGTCTTCAGTAGAGATATTTACCCAAAACGGTTCGATGGCTCAAACCAATCTTATATTTCCACGCAGTATATACAATCGTTTACAAACTACTGATATGGAACTAAAAGCACAAATACGTCCACTTGATAATATCTGGATGTAACATAGCCGGAACAGAGCTTAAGATAGTCCAAGAGGTACTTTTTAATCTCCTCTTGGACTATTATGCTTTTCCATTTTCTATAAATTAACCATCCCTATTTCTCTATAAATCAGTTAAAGTGTATTCAATCCTCCCCCTGCATTTACGAATGCCGGAAAAACGCTACATTCCGCATGATTTCCTTATATCAATGAATTAATGCTCCTCCTTAGACAGCCAGATACTAAAGAAAAGGTCGTACACCTGATAAGAGTCACGTTCTTTTGTGATGAAATCCTTATCAAGCAATCCCGCCAACGCTGAGCGCACAGAACTGGGAGATACCAATCCATGACGTTTAGAAAAGGCACCGGAAACTACATTACGCGCCTGTCCTTCCCGATTGATGGCAATCAGCACCTGTTTCTGTTTTTCGGGCAGTTGGTATAATAATTCGGCATAAGTATCTGCTGTGAAATTAACAATGTAGTTGATAGCGTCTTCTATCATTTCCATACCACATATAGCTCCCTCAGGAGTTTTCAGAAAAAGGATATTCATTATTTTCTGCAAGTAGAAAGTCCCGCCATGAAAACGGTCGTAAAGCACATTCACCACCTCGGGCAAAAGTACCTTTTTATATTCTCGAAAATGACAGATAGCAAACTCTGTATACTTTTCAAGAGGGATAGGAGGCAAATTCATGATAGTGACACTCTGGTAAAACGGCCGTGAGGGAGAGGTGAAAATAGTCCCCATCAGATGACGCTGTGAGCCGGAAAAAACGAAGCGGGCATTACTACAATATTGCACATAGGTACGTAATGTAGCCTCAATAGTATCTTCCGGATACTTCCCTATCTGCTGAAATTCATCAATAGCTATCAAGCATGGACGGTCAGCATGCTGCAAATAATGGAATATCTCATCAAGAGAAGCGGCAGGATTGGTTATGTCGCCAAGTCCTATGTTCCAGGAAGGAACTCCACCTATATCATAAGTGATACCTGCCTGTAAAGAAGCAATAGCATTCACAAAAATCTCCCAGACTTTACGCCCCCGCGGTTTCAAAGCATCCAGAATAACCTTTCCGAACTTGTTCACGAAATCACGCAACGAACGGGTAGCATAAACATCTACTATAAAAGTATAATAGTGTTCCTCTACCTCAGGTTGGGAAAAACAATGACGAATCAAATCCGTCTTTCCATAACGACGGGGAGAAATAAGTGCTATGTTATTTCCGTTAAGCAGCAACGTTGTAATATCTTTAGTCTCTGTTTCCCGGTCGCAGAAATACTTTGGAGAAACATAACCGTTAGTTACAAATGGATTATTCATATCAGACTTACTAAAGTTTGTAGTCCGACAAAGATAAGAATAAAGAAGCGCATTGCCAAATGATGATTGCCACTTTATAGCAATCATCATTTGGCAATGCGTTTACAATATTTTGATTAATCACTGAAAGTCATACTTCGCCGCACATGCATAACCTTCTTCATACAAATCAGTCAATTTCCTGATATCCCGTTCGATACGGTCGACCGTTACAGGTTTCTGCGGACGGATTACAGTAATCTCTCCTGCCGCTTCCATACGTTCCACCATCTCCAACTGCTCGTTGTATACACGGCAACGGCGGCTTAAAGCCTCACGCATCTTTGGGTATTTACGGTACAGGAAAGAAGGTATATGCATATCCTTCGCTTCTTTACGATATCCTTGATTACGGGTAAGCACTACCACATTATGAGTAAATCCCTCACTCCTGGCACGCATCAGAGGAATACTGTCGACAATACCTCCGTCAAGCATCGGCTCATTATCCACATAAGCAATAGGGCAGACAAAAGGCAGGCTGCTTGAAGCACGCACAATGTCAATCACACGATGCTTGTCCCGTTTCTCCTCAAAATAGTTAGCCTCGCCCGTCACACAATTTGTAGTCACCATTTCATAGCGCTCCGGGCAAGAGAAATATGCTTCATAATCATAAGGAAGAATATGCTCGGGGAATTCCTGGAACAGCAGATCGAAGTCCATAATATTACGTTTCTTCAACAAATATTTCAACCCGATATACTGATATTTCTCCAGTAAGTCAATGTTACTGTACTTGGCACGTCCGCGCTGACCGGACATATAAGAAAGTCCATTGCATGCTCCGGCACTGACTCCGATAGTATAGGGGAAGCGGATGCCACGGTCCATAAAGCTGTCCAGCACGCCACAAGTGAAGACACCACGCATGCCGCCGCCTTCAAGAACCAATCCTGTCTGGGGGTTGATATGTATCTTTTTCTCCATAATTATCTGATAAAACGCTCCAAAGATAGCTTTTGTTTCCGAAATCTCCCTATCTTTGTGGCAG encodes the following:
- a CDS encoding glycoside hydrolase family 32 protein; protein product: MKKHLYLFELIAVLSAFAILSCTDSKFDEQPQLPPIEEDGGKGEIPVSGYDEPYRPLIHYTPAKNWVNDPNGMVYVDGVYHLFYQYNPQGNEWGNLSWGHATSTDLIKWKEQPVALTRDELGDIFSGSAVYDKNNTAGFGTSTIVAIYTSSGQYQQQSLAYSTDGQTFTKYTQNPIIANSTEPDFRDPKVFWHEESQRWIMALAMGWKYAIEFWSSPDLKNWTRLSSFSTDIVSCNRGQWECPDLLRMEYNGKEKWVLIVSVNPGGPVSGSGIQYFIGDFDGRQFVADSYNYPLWLDYGMDNYAGVTWSNTANRTILIGWMNNWNYAGVVPTSPWRSAMTLPRELKLIEYDGKPLLANTVVREIETIAGEWQNVTSESLNISGPYQLRLEIDITKDGTFSLANESGEYLEIFVSATTGKLVTRRTGNTGLISFASNYAIPTIKSPFNTEGDKIILDIFVDQSSVEIFTQNGSMAQTNLIFPRSIYNRLQTTDMELKAQIRPLDNIWM
- a CDS encoding DUF4960 domain-containing protein; its protein translation is MRNIYYLFSLFTLILISSACQDKDIEREGMKLNAIDEKDIIGELQGDNYIWTWPEQDNLQMQVTTYTNGTKGGTILVQGNSYTHTAVDTNIEYMYVFKLTDGSNYSTGIVKNYMRKGATQVTGVSMVQVDKPGGYDAKVEWSAPTDAENITFSATNGKRTINETLAGNITEYLIMDVKVDDVWNVSLTAVNAKGTSLSATVSLKIGKTAIGFLSAYATPEELLKTGDDDEASAWLWLKNEYPTAEYIYFGDIVSAGQLDLYRVLFWMRDLEGVGENEVWNMPQVAIDAVEPIKAWYAAGGSLLLWSHAIPYITNLGRIDAEILRNNDRAIGTGFGGWNGDAWSMAVQLHPGSKFKKDFSTHPIYRGLDVVTTDRTKLIAFKGAGWTEDHNCLFFNLPSILTGLGNQEEACYSLLTEQYGIYPLGIWDSQIDWVSQLNVWEAQQGNTEFKGTILCIGNGGCEFSMRNPDGTPDISAYPQNNIYQDNVLKLAKNSLEYLKTR
- a CDS encoding AAA family ATPase; amino-acid sequence: MNNPFVTNGYVSPKYFCDRETETKDITTLLLNGNNIALISPRRYGKTDLIRHCFSQPEVEEHYYTFIVDVYATRSLRDFVNKFGKVILDALKPRGRKVWEIFVNAIASLQAGITYDIGGVPSWNIGLGDITNPAASLDEIFHYLQHADRPCLIAIDEFQQIGKYPEDTIEATLRTYVQYCSNARFVFSGSQRHLMGTIFTSPSRPFYQSVTIMNLPPIPLEKYTEFAICHFREYKKVLLPEVVNVLYDRFHGGTFYLQKIMNILFLKTPEGAICGMEMIEDAINYIVNFTADTYAELLYQLPEKQKQVLIAINREGQARNVVSGAFSKRHGLVSPSSVRSALAGLLDKDFITKERDSYQVYDLFFSIWLSKEEH
- a CDS encoding patatin family protein; this translates as MEKKIHINPQTGLVLEGGGMRGVFTCGVLDSFMDRGIRFPYTIGVSAGACNGLSYMSGQRGRAKYSNIDLLEKYQYIGLKYLLKKRNIMDFDLLFQEFPEHILPYDYEAYFSCPERYEMVTTNCVTGEANYFEEKRDKHRVIDIVRASSSLPFVCPIAYVDNEPMLDGGIVDSIPLMRARSEGFTHNVVVLTRNQGYRKEAKDMHIPSFLYRKYPKMREALSRRCRVYNEQLEMVERMEAAGEITVIRPQKPVTVDRIERDIRKLTDLYEEGYACAAKYDFQ
- a CDS encoding RagB/SusD family nutrient uptake outer membrane protein, whose protein sequence is MKKISIITMIAVFGFLFSNCDDFINVSPSGVIDDEIAYSSPEEMVTAAYAMLGNCWYSYPFNLWPYGDVSSDDCLKGGSGTTDTGYHPMEIWSTLTATPGELDELWYRLYCNISRCNRALISLEQYGNEKLGADTKAIRIGEIKFLRAHNYFKLVTMFRQVPWIDEQILQNGLHEQTRNDEFTYGELFDKIIQDFQNAYDVLPKEQADGGRVHKVAAAAYLAKCYLTLAWGDGYEPTNGLNHINNEYMQKVVDYTDDVVNSKYNYAADYGDIFLPEHKNSEESVFAVQCSDYQDDNTKFGRANWSNMLNGCWGIWSCGWDFHKPSQNLVNAFKTQDGLPMFTDYNKETNYPINGKVTGQKWDPRLFHTVGMPTFPYKYETEYTLTKENSRTPNTYGYYTSLKEVPQRSKGETYNGSWQAFAMNDYIFRYTDVMLMRAEALVELNRLAEAGQIINDIRQRAANSVNKHIAYAAEQCEIALYPSTYFQDKETTRKCLRWERRLEMAMENGRYFDLKRWGIASETLNAYFQSEKASVYEGQSYGQYYNDAYYTANKNEFYPIPYNQLYYVPGLYVQNKGY